Proteins encoded in a region of the Mercenaria mercenaria strain notata unplaced genomic scaffold, MADL_Memer_1 contig_3350, whole genome shotgun sequence genome:
- the LOC128552983 gene encoding P2X purinoceptor 7-like: MAATSESETEFSENELYCSSHSVTDVSESDSENGDLEALPYQFEPVIPHRRGEQRQNEPHDPEPGDERLLNTNWCSCNHCRRMPTVMECRCCQEIETITRKIDDFNLEKESDVGCITEHPGFRPVCLDEFVLETAYYQYRQQYGEPDARSINERNRYVAYRQLARWCWGFLGKEVRVVLPSCAVNVIRDTYPSDVYKGFLEA, from the exons atgGCCGCTACTAGTGAAAGTGAAACAGAATTCTCTGAAAACGAACTTTATTGTTCTTCACACTCAGTGACAGATGTTTCGGAGAGCGATAGTGAGAATGGTGATCTTGAGGCTCTTCCTTACCAGTTTGAGCCAGTGATACCACATAGAAGGGGAGAGCAAAGGCAAAATGAACCGCACGATCCAGAACCCGGCGACGAACGACTGTTGAACACGAACTG GTGTTCGTGCAATCATTGTAGAAGAATGCCAACAGTAATGGAGTGTAGGTGTTGCCAGGAGATTGAAACAATTACCAGGAAGATTGACGACTTCAATTTGGAAAAGGAGTCAGATGTGGGCTGTATTACTGAGCATCCTGGTTTCAGGCCTGTTTGTCTGGACGAGTTTGTTTTGGAGACAGCGTACTATCAATACAGACAGCAGTATGGTGAACCAGATGCTAGAAGTATCAATGA GAGGAATAGGTATGTTGCATACAGGCAGCTGGCAAGGTGGTGCTGGGGATTCCTGGGCAAGGAAGTAAGAGTTGTTTTGCCATCATGTGCAGTAAATGTTATCAGAGACACTTACCCATCTGATGTGTACAAGGGATTTTTGGAGGCGTAA